Within the Phaseolus vulgaris cultivar G19833 chromosome 9, P. vulgaris v2.0, whole genome shotgun sequence genome, the region CTGAGCCACCCTTATAAAACCTTCTTAAATTTAAGTTGTTTCGAAGTTAAGGATACAgattaatgaaattttttggtttctacaTGCTTAATATCAGTTTTGAATTTGAGTATTTTGGGTCCTAAACAGTTACTATACTAAAGGTAGATtgaatgttattattttattctgtaGGTGACATATGCatacatattttgaaaaatgatGATGCAAGTGTAATAGAGTTTTCTGCATTTAATCTGACATGAAAAAGCCTAGAAACAGCACTAATTATATATGGTGTTATGTTAGTACATGAAAAGGCTGTCCCACTCCACTAGTACAAAATTGAGTTGAAAAGCACCATCTACTTTTGGtatgtcttttattttatattatgtaaaGAGGTTAAAGAAGAGGCGATTGAATGGTTTTGGTAATATGAGAAGCACCGCCACGGTGGATAGgataattgaagaaaaaaagttgGTGAATTCATCCGTACATGGCTTGGGTGAAACAATGATGCCGTAGTTGCGGGGTCTTTGCTTCACAAGGATCACctcttttctcttccttttgttTGTATCTACGATGAGTCAATCATGTGTTCTTATTCAACATCTACCCCTCTGTACGAAATGCTTATGTTTTCCCATCTTTGAAGATATCAGAAGATAAAGTTGATTTCGATTATTGTCATGTAAATGTCTTCTCTTATATATGTGAGTCTTACTttaataatacataataatgaaatgaataaaatatttagtttaccGCACCTGCCATGTTTTTAAGACACTGAACATGATGGTATAGTATGGTATAATAACAAATTGGCAGGTTTACAGTAGTTTATTGCTCTGTCTGTTGCATGCATATGTTTATGTTTTTGGTGTTTGTGCCACTGAAGATGAAGATGAGCGTATATATCAATCGGGTCAGTTTTCCATATTAGCTGGCAACTTAATTAAATATGGAGAGGATTAAAACAGGTAAAGACAATTTAATGGAATATAAAACTTTTAGTCAGTATTTTGAGGCAATAGTTTTTATTTCCAAATACTTAGGTTAAGATAATGAAAGTGAAGATTCCATGCATGCTTAGCTTGCACACATGGAAAAGAGATGAGTAATATCATTGACTACCTTCTTCTCCTTTATTGCTTACCACACACTGAGTCACTCAGTAAACTCAtccttctttctctctcttctcataaatacctttcttttcttcttcctcctcattcACTTCTTGCTTCTCCCAAACTTCACACTACACCCATTTCTAtctatcttttttcttttactttttttctcaaattaacTTTCTCTCCCCACTTCCCAAACAAACTAATCATTCATTACTTTCTCACTTCTATATCTTTAATTCATACTCTACATATTTCTAATTGTCATGGTATGAACCGATTGGTCATTATTACGATTCAAACTTTTTGACCGAACTGATCGAGACTGCACAGCTGTGCAGGTCAACCGACACATCTAATCCATTAACGTTCAAACCAAAGTCAGTAAAGTTAAACTACCATTAAGAATTAGATAATACGCCCTTAAGTGTGACCCACTCCACTAATCCGACCCAATAAGGTAaacccattaaaataatataaataacacacacTCTAAGAACAAATGTACATCATTATCATTGTATACCCCCGAGTGCCAAATACCCattttactgacttgagcgtcgaagtgccttCTTCTGCAGGTACCTCATCCATTTGACATTTACCTCAGACTGAGAGGCCGAAACCCGAAGGAGTGACATCAAAGCTAGAAGGATCATAGTGAAACTCTAACAACCTACCcgaaagaaggaagaagaagttattcaatagttttctaggtccataatttttttttagtttctaaaatggttcataatttagttattattataactaattattttagtttctacaaattggtttctatttcaagattttcttgtagtgatctCCCTACTAGGAATACTTACCATTTCTAATGCCATTTTTCACTATTAGAGAGGATAATATTCCTCCTAACTTCAACTACTATTATAGTAGTAAACTGATTGATCTCTTTAGGAGACATTTTTTTTACGACAACTTATTTTATTACAAACTTGCATAACTTTTTttgtaagagtattttatttctaattttctttttccGTGTCTACACGATTATTTCACACTCTAGGATGGAAAAAAAAGTATTCCATGAAAAATTAGAAAATCCTTTTCTGACTTTACTAtatgtttcatttttatttaactatttttaatttaaaaagaaccTCTAGGAATAGGAATACTATCTAAACATATTTTTAGATATGTCCAAAAATAGTATTCTAGTTGGAATACTGATCTAAAATGTGATTCCTGAAACTTGAAACAAATGTAGGCTAAAAAACCTATTATGTCAAGATAGATATGAATGTTTACGTTACGTTGCCTTCActactagtttttttttaataatattaaataattttctttgatctttataattttatataatatgtatATTAAGAAAAATGCGCCGTAacccatttatttattatttttcctttctattgttctgtttttcttcccacttctttttatttatattttctctcTATCTTTGTTCTtcaatatcattttttattattttttataatagatTATACCAATTAGAAGATAAGAGAGTATGAAGTAATTATGTCCAATAAAAcgagtaaaataatttttactctaaatatttCTCTGCCCCAACCTAATTATCTAggtatatatgtgtgtgttttttAGAAATTTACTTGTCTTGTTAGTTGAGAAATAATATTCTTTGAACTAGGGCAATGTTTGATTTGTAGTTTTAGTTGGTTTAGTGACAACTTTTTAGATGCCTAAATATGTGGGAGCTTTTTAATTCTCTTTTGCTCATTAATGGACTCTAAATAATTTTCAAGTACGGAAAACTATTCTAACATTTAGCTTGATTTAGAAAAAATGTTATCactataactttttattatgtGTTTGGGAGTATGTAAATTGATGAGTTTTATTTACGTTATAATTATGCATTTTAGACTTGCTAGAATGAATCAATTggttaatttgaaattaaaacctgttttaattattatttttttgcaaaattgttgatttttttgCATAATCTGCTTCGGATATGATAATGAGATTTCACTCGACGAATCTCATTCAGTTGTATATATATTCTATAACTAAATTACATAAAAGTACCTATAGAGTGGAATTATCAATACATATTTATAATCAAGTTGAAGGTTTATATAAGtgatattttaacattttttttaatttacctttatttttaattaaatttcaattgacttttatttttaaaatgtcaatagttaatattaatcatattataaaaAGAGCATGCTTCTTTTTGGGCTATGGTTGTAGCCTTTACAAAAGCAACAAAAAGAAAAGGGTGCATACACCAAATGTGGGTATGCATTAGTAAAATAGCAGTTAGCCACTACACCAAACCACCTCATACTTAGTTCCCCTTAACAAActtaggcaattgcttcctgcacccgatcAATTGTGATTGGCACCCgacacattttttaaaatccaaaaatgcCCTTGTCTTCTTCATTTATGAAAACATTGAATGGTGAGGAAGAAGAAGTTCATGAATGTGTGAAGCTTTGGTTTGAGCTGCAAAAGAGAAGGTTGTGCTTCGTTCATTGTTGCTAAGTTGAGTGTAAGCTTCGTTTGGCAAGTTAATGAGGTAAGTAATCCATTTTCGTTCGTCTTTGGTTATTTTCTCGAGCTCAGCTGGTCCCGGATATCGGAATCTGGAATTCAAATTTTCTGCctacggatattaatatccggaAGTCAAAATTTTGTATACGGATAATAATATCCGGAACTAGGATTTGCCTACGGACGCTGATATCCGTAGTTCATATTTGCCTTACGGATGAAAATATCCGGAACTAGTATTTGCCTTACGGATGCAAATATCCGTAGTTCATAATATTTCCTTACGGATGAAAATATCCGGGACTAGTATTTGCCTTACGGATGAAAATATCCGTAGTTCATAATATTGCCTTACGGATATATATATCCGGAAGTTAACTGTTGATATTTTTTTGGTTATGGATTAATTTATCCGGAAGTGAAGTGTTAATTTTTTTCAGCAACCGAATGGATACAACAGAGTCATACATGGGAGTTTTAGGGGAGATTGATGTGTGGGATGGATTAGATGATGTTGATCTGGAGCAGTCAACAAGTTATAACGCATTAGATAATGAACACAGGGCACATGAATGTAGTGAGGCATTTTCTACAAATGAGGTATGGTCAATGTTGGGTTGTGAAtgttttttatatgaattatttttaaatttggcaTGATGATCAAGatgttcttttaaatttttaagaatGTTATTGTAGGTATTTCGTGATCGAGATGAGCTGTTAGATTGGGCGAGAAGTGTTGGCTATAGTTATGGGTTTGTCATTGTTATATTAAGGTCAGATACATGGACGGGCCAACGAGGAAGGATGACCTATGTATTGTTAGGTTGTGAGAGAGGAGGTAAATACAGACGGTATAAAAAAGAAGTAGATGTCAGTCAAACTGGAAGTAGGAAGTGTGAGTGTCCTTTCAGATTGCGAGGCAAACCAGTCAAAGGTGGTCAAGGGTGGAAGGTTGAATTAATTTGTCGTTCTCACAATCATGACTTGGCAGAGACAATGGTGGGTCATCCCTATGCTGGAAGGTTAAGTATAGAGGAAAAGGTTATGGTTGAGGATATGAGTAAAACTGCAGTGAAGCcaagaaatattttactaaccatgaaagagagaaatgagaagaatgTGACAACGATTAAGCAGGTTTATAATGCAATCACTGTTCACCGAAGATCACAACGAGGTCACAGAACAGAAATGCAACAACTGATGTTGTTACTAGAGCGAGACAGGTACGTGCATTGGTGTAGGTGCGATGAGGTCTCTAATATTGTGCAAGATATATTTTGGACACACCCAGATTCAGTAAAATTGGTGAACTCATTTAACATTGTCATATTAATGGATAGTACGTACAAGACGAACAAGTATAGGATGCCGTTACTTGAGGTTGTTGGGATTACGTCTACAGGTTTGACTTTCTCCGTTGCATTTTGTTTACTAGCagcagaaaaggaaaataattttttttgggcCCTTGACAGACTTAAAGGGTTGTTTTTAAGAGTTGATTCATGCCCTAGGGTGGTGGTATGTGATAGAGATGTTGCCTTAATGAATGCAATTAGAATGGTGTTTCCTGAAGCTTATAATTTGCAATGTCGGtttcacattgataaaaatgtgaaagcaaaatgtaaaatgttggtGCATCCAAGAGAGGCATGGGATCAAGTAATGGAAGTGTGGGGATCTGTTGTGGATTGTGATATTGTTGAGGCCTTTGAAGATCGTGTCAATGCTCTTCGAGTTGTCTGTTCTCCATGGCCTATATTTGTTGATTATGTGATGGATACATGGTTACGTCcacataaagaaaaatttgtcaaGGCATGGATAGATAAGGTGATGCACTTAGGAAACACAACAAGTAATAGAGTTGAGGCGGCACACTGGAGCCTAAAGAGAGTTCTTCAGAATTCGATGGGGGATTTATGTTTCTGCTGGGATTCCATCAATAAGATGATTATTTTACAACATAATGCAATCAAAGATTCATTCCAAAAGAGTTTGCATGTGGTTGGACATCGGTTCAAGGTTACAGCTTACAAAAAATTGTTAGGTTTTGTGTCTAAATATGCTTTGAACCTTATTTCAGAAGAACTTGATAGGGTTAAATCAGTGGGGTTTGATAAAAGTAGGTGTGGATGTAGTCTTACATGTACTCATGGTCTTCCTTGTGCGTGTCAATTGGCTTCATTTGGTGTTGGTAGCATACCACTTAAATCAATACATGTGATGTGGACTCGTTTAAGTTTTGAAGACATTGCTACTGAACAATCTTCATCTGAGTTGTCAATTGATAAAGAGTTTGAGGTCATCGCGAAGCGGTTTAAAGAGTTGGATGTTGCTGGTAAGGTTAACATCAAGAGTAAATTGCAGGATATTGCCTTTCCAGAGAAAACATCTATTTACGCACCAGATCATAAGGTGAAAACAAAAGGTGCTGTAAAGATGTCTCGTCCTACCAAATTCATGAGATCAACTAAGCGAATCCCTTCTTATTTTGAACATGTGGATTTCTTACACTCACAACATGATAGTTGTGCAAGCAAAAAATCTAATGAAGAAAGCTTACCAGAAATTGTACCAGCAAAATGTATTCCTTTCCTTGATCAGTTCCCTGTAGGGTATCATCCATATATTGTTGATGTTGTTGACGTTAGGGCTGATGGCCATTGTGGCTACCGTGCTGTTGTTGCCCAATTGGGAATGGGAGAGGAGTCATGGGCTGTTGTTCGAatgaatttgttaaaagaacTAAGTGAATGGAGACAAGAATATGTTCAACTCTTTGGTGGTGATGATAGATATGAATACTTGAAGAACTCACTTCTAGTGGAACACATGTCTATGGTACCAACCACTAAAACCATTTCATTTTTACATTGCATTTCTTTATTTAACTTTGTTTGTCAATTGTACTTGCAGGCAGGAACAGATAAGTGGATGACAATTCCAGACATGGGATATGTTATTGCAAATCGGTATAATGTCATTCTTGTTTCTTTGTCCATGTTACAATCATTGAGTATTTTTCCTTTAAGAACCCAAGCACCAAGTAACTTCCGTCAACACCGAATCATTGCAATTGGACATGTCCACGAAAATCATTTTGTCCAGGTATAAACTAAACCAATCAAGATTGATGTGCTAAATCAAGATTTGTGTACCTTATATTTATTACCTTTATAGGTCAAGCTCAAAGATGGTTGTCCAATTCCACCTACGGATATATTGTGGGCATCACATCGTTATCCGGCGGCCCAAACTTGGTCAACATACTACACTAGCCGGATACAAGTTTATACCCAACTAATGTCCATTAGACGATATTTGTAATTATAACATTTGTAATAGCATAATTTAGATTTATGGATGTTTAGTACATTTGCAGTTGTCCTACAATATTCACTGAAGTCACTGTTATGCCtacggataaaaaaatccggaaGTCACTGTTATGCCtacggataaaaaaatccggaaGTCACTGTTATGCCtacggataaaaaaatccggaaGTCACTGTTATGCCTACGGATAAAAAATTCGGAAGTCACTGTTATGCCtacggataaaaaaatccggaaGTCACAATTAtgcctacggataaaaatatccgtaaGTCATACTTTTGCCTACGGATAAATATATGCGTAAGCCAGTGATTTCTGTACTAATGATCATATTGAAACATATAAGGATCATAttgaaacatataaaataaaagtaacgTGAAGCAAGAACCGATAAGGATCATATTGAAACATATAATTAAGGTTCAGATACATTGTCATGGatcaaaatattacataaaaagaAATCGTAATACATCTGACATATTGAGAAATCCTAATCAATCATTCCTACGTGCATGTCTCCTGACATAAACAGCTCTTTGATCAGTCGCTCCTCGTGCTAACGTAATGGCTGCTTGTATGCCTTCCCAAACAGGGCTGCCCTCCACGACATCGCCATGATCAACTAATGGCTGCAATGTCTCTGTAATTCTACGACAAATACCCTACAAGCATGAATGACATACTATTAGAAAAAAACAATACAAATTAATATCTTAACAAGGTTAGAAGCATACCAGAGCAGGATGTGACTCCTCATGATGACTTGGCACTGCTTCGTGATGACGTGCATCTGAGGGTACCGGTACAGGACGGTCATCCTCATCTGTATTAATCACACATGGATGTGATACAGATCTAAACCAACCCATGTACTCTTGAACGCAAGCGTTAGGATGACGTGCTATGGCATAGTCATGTATGACATAATCATTGAAATGTAACCATCGACGGTCCATTTCATTTGTATCCGGATGACCATGTCCAATTACAGATGGGTTGCGAGGGATGATCTGTGTATAGCCATACTGACGCAGAACACGTTCTGGCATGTGCAGCTGTGTCCAATTTCCAAGCCTCAAATAACCACAGAATAAGGAAATCCACTCGAATGGACGTTCTTCCCTGTGCTCGTTGTATGGACAAAACCGAATGGAAGCTGGTGTCAATGTATCCAACTGTGATCGTACAACAACAATTGAAGTACCTTTTCCAGCATCATACAGCCTGCACCGAGGTTGATCTTCAGAATACAATGCTTGCATACGTCTCATCCCTATAGACGGGAAATGCTCATAAATCCACCCCTGCAACAATGTTGCATAACCAGCTAGTTGCTTTGTATTTGCATAACTACAATCTCCTAGCTGTTCATACATGTGAGTTAGGGCAGCTGCTGCCCAAGAATATCCCCCGGTAAGCCTCAAATCAACAAAAAATCCAAGATAAAACACACTTACTGATGTAGCACTCTTGTCCGCAAAAATAGTGCAACCGACAAGGTGAAGTAAGTATGCTCTGGCAGCCACAGTCCACTGCCTCCTTGAGCATGCATCTTGATACACTTCTCTTAACCAGCTAAGGCGCACATGAGCTCCCCGACAGTGTCTTGTTTCTTCAGATGCAAGTGCATGGTCAACACGGAGGGCTTCTACCAATAAATCAGTCGCCGAATCAGAATCTAAGGTTTCCTGTGTGTAAAACTGACCGACAATGGGTAAATGTAACAAATTTGACACATCATCAAGAGTGATGGTCATCTCCCCAACCGGTAAATGAAAACTGTTTGTCTCTGCATGCCACCTCTCTACAAAAGCACACAGCAGTCCTCGGTCTAGACTCTCATAACTAGCATGAAGCAGACCACCTAAGCCAGACAATTCTACAACAGCTTCTATGCGCTCATGAGGTGCTCCTAACTTATTTATCTTCCTCCCATGTGAAACGACCTTCAGCTCACCACGATCCTACAATAATCAACATATATCATCAATAATCAGGAATGcataacaaatacaaaaatttatttttcattacttaCCAAACCATCCCACAACTGTTTGGCTACGTGATGTTCATAATTAACAAGTAAGGACTTATCCAATGGCCCTCCTGGATAGCCTTCATCATCAACTTCAACTTCTTCTTGTTCAATATAATCTTCAAACTCTTCATTTGGAATTGAAGTACTAGACCCACCCCGTTTTCTTCTAATCGATGCAGTTGGACGCACACGATCCAAATTAGAACTTCCTCCACCTCTAGTCCGCACCATCTTACATTTCATAAAAGTAACATTCAATCCAacatatataacaaaattataacaCATATAGTTTAAAACACTTGTGAAAAATTTCACACTAatacggatattaatatccgcaGACCAATAACAACAAtccggataaaaatatccgcaaGTCAAACGTagcttacggataaaaatatctggAACCCACTTTTGAATTACGAACAAAAAAATCCAGAACCAATTCTTGcactacggataaaaatatccgtaaGCCATTAATGAAGTCCGGATGAAAAAATCCGGATGCCAATATTCCTCTGCGGATAAATTTATCCGGAACAAAATGGTGGTCTACGGATAAAATTATCCAGAAGCAAATGGTGATCTGCGGATAAAATTATCCGGAATGTACTACTCTACGAAGAAAAATCCATGAACGGTACCTCAACTTCTTTGACGATGAAGCACTCACGACGAAGCAAACCAACTCTGCTCACGGTGGCTCACGGTGGCTCACGGTGTCTCCCGGCAACTTCACGGTGGCTGCTGCTGCTTCACGGTGGCTGCTGCTTCacggtgaagaagaagaagaagaagaagaaccctATTGTTGGGTGCAGATCATAATTTAagtgtttttaatttcattaagggTAATATGGTCTTTTCACAAATCTGATTGGGTGCCAGTCACAAAGCattgggtgcagggagaatgaGCCACAAACTTACTCCATTCTCAAACATGGGCCTCCGTCAACAAACAACATCTATTAGcctatttcttcttgcacctccatatgTTCTTCTGGCACCccatttaaaacatgaaaatacttttttttatctttttttgtgTCACCTccatattttggattatataatccagaatggtatttcggattatataatttggaagTCTGAATTTGATAATAacttatgaattatgtaatctagacACGTATTTGAAAAAAGGctttcgaattacataatccagaagttagaaagacttccgaattatgtaatccataaacTAATCATGCGTATGAACAAAAAaatttggattatgtaatctggaaactaattacaaatttgaaaaataactttcggattatgtaattcagaaactaattatgcatctgaaaaagaccttttggattatgtaatctgaaagctaattacgaatttgaaaaataactttCAGATTACAAAATCTGGAATATTACATaggaatatttttgaaaataagaaaatttatgAAGGTTGGGAGAAAAAcatatggaggtgcaagaagaaacagtCCATCTACTAACCAACTATGCTATGGCCCAAATACTCTTTACGTTTTCTTTATTGGACCCAAGTGAAGTGTGAGTATATGGTGAATGAATAAAATGTGATCGa harbors:
- the LOC137822278 gene encoding protein MAIN-LIKE 1-like yields the protein MVRTRGGGSSNLDRVRPTASIRRKRGGSSTSIPNEEFEDYIEQEEVEVDDEGYPGGPLDKSLLVNYEHHVAKQLWDGLDRGELKVVSHGRKINKLGAPHERIEAVVELSGLGGLLHASYESLDRGLLCAFVERWHAETNSFHLPVGEMTITLDDVSNLLHLPIVGQFYTQETLDSDSATDLLVEALRVDHALASEETRHCRGAHVRLSWLREVYQDACSRRQWTVAARAYLLHLVGCTIFADKSATSVSVFYLGFFVDLRLTGGYSWAAAALTHMYEQLGDCSYANTKQLAGYATLLQGWIYEHFPSIGMRRMQALYSEDQPRCRLYDAGKGTSIVVVRSQLDTLTPASIRFCPYNEHREERPFEWISLFCGYLRLGNWTQLHMPERVLRQYGYTQIIPRNPSVIGHGHPDTNEMDRRWLHFNDYVIHDYAIARHPNACVQEYMGWFRSVSHPCVINTDEDDRPVPVPSDARHHEAVPSHHEESHPALGICRRITETLQPLVDHGDVVEGSPVWEGIQAAITLARGATDQRAVYVRRHARRND
- the LOC137822277 gene encoding uncharacterized protein, whose product is MVGHPYAGRLSIEEKVMVEDMSKTAVKPRNILLTMKERNEKNVTTIKQVYNAITVHRRSQRGHRTEMQQLMLLLERDSTYKTNKYRMPLLEVVGITSTGLTFSVAFCLLAAEKENNFFWALDRLKGLFLRVDSCPRVVVCDRDVALMNAIRMVFPEAYNLQCRFHIDKNVKAKCKMLVHPREAWDQVMEVWGSVVDCDIVEAFEDRVNALRVVCSPWPIFVDYVMDTWLRPHKEKFVKAWIDKVMHLGNTTSNRVEAAHWSLKRVLQNSMGDLCFCWDSINKMIILQHNAIKDSFQKSLHVVGHRFKVTAYKKLLGFVSKYALNLISEELDRVKSVGFDKSRCGCSLTCTHGLPCACQLASFGVGSIPLKSIHVMWTRLSFEDIATEQSSSELSIDKEFEVIAKRFKELDVAGKVNIKSKLQDIAFPEKTSIYAPDHKVKTKGAVKMSRPTKFMRSTKRIPSYFEHVDFLHSQHDSCASKKSNEESLPEIVPAKCIPFLDQFPVGYHPYIVDVVDVRADGHCGYRAVVAQLGMGEESWAVVRMNLLKELSEWRQEYVQLFGGDDRYEYLKNSLLVEHMSMAGTDKWMTIPDMGYVIANRYNVILVSLSMLQSLSIFPLRTQAPSNFRQHRIIAIGHVHENHFVQVKLKDGCPIPPTDILWASHRYPAAQTWSTYYTSRIQVYTQLMSIRRYL